A segment of the Chlorocebus sabaeus isolate Y175 chromosome 15, mChlSab1.0.hap1, whole genome shotgun sequence genome:
ACAGTTGAATCACCTCTGTAGATTGTTATAAAGAGGCATTTTAAgatagtattttatttgttaGGTTGTATCTCAGTCTAAGAATTGGGAAAAGAAAAGCTATAGGTTTCTCTTTCCTAGTCTGGATTTCAGTAAACACAAGCCTACCTCTGCTGCTTTGGTTCACAGCAGTGTGGATCATGAAATGAACTGTTTACCCACATTCATCAATATTGGTATTTTATAAATCTACTTAGAGCATTTAATTTCATCTCAAAGATTGTGATCCAGTTTAGATAAGCACAAATACAGTATTAGGAAAAGTAAATATGCAATCTTACTAAAATTTCAACTTGTTAAGCtgtatatcttaaaaaaaaattatttggggctgggcatggtggctcacacctgtaatcccagcacgttgggaggctgaggcgggtagatcacctgaggtcaggagttcgagaccagcctgaccaatatgatgaaaccccatctctactaaaaacacaaaaattagctgggtgtggtggcgtgcacctgtaatcccagctacttgggaggctgagacaggagaattgcttgaacccaggtggcagaggttgcagtgagctgagatcgtacccccgcactccagcctgggtgacagagcaagacaccgtctcaaaaaagcaaaacaaaacaaaaaattctttgGGAAGATAGGTCCTCTTTTTTTAGAAGTTCATAAAATGTATCCTTATATAGTTTTGTTCACAGTAGTTACATAAgctttcttcaaataaaaaaagtttagattaccttctttggaaaaagaatttcctaaatttttaagaattttccaAGTTTTACATATTAGTTTTTAGAACCTAATCCATTTTCAAATTGTACTAtgagaaagcttttttaaaaaaaaaaaaaaaaaagttgtaaagcattaatacaaatataattattaCCATCACATTCCAGAGAATATGGCTTTTTCTAAACTTTCAATTTAGAAAACATACATTAAGGGGAATCTCTGCCCTCCTTTTCAGCTCTGAAGACCAGCTTTTCTActcagacacatgcacacaccccttCCAAGTGTCATGTTTATGGGAACATTTGGGAAATGTTTtccagatgttttattttttcccttttacagTTTGTTGACATTTAATCTTATTTAAAGATGACAATTTTAATCTGAAATGTTAGAGAAGAGGTACAACATAATGAGGTTCTAGCTAGctttctacttttgaaaaatattttttttctactgcTTTTTACAAGTACTGGTCCTCTCAGTGATACTGGTGGTGTTCAGTATGAAtccatagaaagaaaacaaaacatgttgTTTAAAAGAAGCAGAGTAATGAATTTCAATTTGGAGAAAaccaatataatttaaaaacactgttATACTAACATAGCAaggttttaattaaatataagagTAAGGTAGTAAGTTCTTTTAGAGCACCTGTTTAAATTTACTCCAGGAATCATCTTAAGGATTGATAGTCACCATCATTTATTGACCTAAAAGTTACATTTCATGGAATATTATCAGTGTTAAATCCAAGATTTGTGGAGCTTTAACTGACGATGGTGAAAAAGTTGGTGTTCATGAGAGTGGTGGGGTGTTTAGTCATCAGTGAAGTTAAACATCAACCTGTTTTAGAAAGAATTTTTTAGTCTTGCTTCAAGTAAACCAGAAGAGTCTagtatttaaatctttatttagaATGCTTCCCTtaaaggtatttttttgttttgggtagCATTAAATAATCAGTAAATAATCTATTTCAGTAGTAAATAATAGATGAATTAAGATGATGATGAATGAGGATTAACACACTGGTCTGGATACTGGGGTTTTATGTCAGTGGGTTAGCTGTGTGTGACATGTTGGGCAATTACTCAGCTTTTTTAACAGCTTCCAGATATGCAATATGGTCCCTGTACTACTCAAAGGTTAATTTTGGTTTAATTCATCTTTGAGGTACCTCCCAGCTCTAAAACTATGATTCTAGGCCATGTAATGGGGTTGCTCCTACttcattctctttccctttttaggGGTTCGGTTTAGCATCCATTTCTTGGGTCACCTACAGTCTTTGTTCTCCTAaggattaaaatagaaaattcatacGTAACAAGCAAATGAGGACATTTTCCTAAATGCTCCTTATTGGTTAACCACTGAATATATGAACACATATGAATATTGTCATTCATGTACTTATATGCATTTAGCAAACCATTTGAACACTTATATGTGCAGTGTGTGGTGATCATGACATGAGGAACTAGTAATAAGTAAAAtcttccccccaaaattcattgTGGCTTAAATAAATATGAACATAATCATTACTACTTAATAAACTGACTGAGAGGGAATCTTAATAAACTTGGAACTGGGAGGGAGTATTTTTATGTATTGGGTAAAGGGTTAGGCTAGATGACATCTAAGGGGTCTGAGTGAATCATATCATAATTTTTATAACACATTTCACATACTAAACATCAGTTGGCCCTATACCTGATTAAGTTACAAAATTTAGGAGACTTAACATTAAGGACTTACAGGTTGAGACAGCCCATATTTCACGGCATTATTTTAACACTTGAATCTGTTCCAGAGTTGTTGCTATACAAGGCATGTGgcagaacaaaaaaaagctgTTGTTGATATAAGAGCTTTTTACCCAGTATTGACAGTgtagcaacctttttttttttttttgagacagggtcgctctgtcgcccaggctggagtgcagtggtatgatctcagctcactgcaacctcgtccagattcaagcgattgtcttgcctctgccttccgagtagctgggattacaggtgctcgccacgacacccggctaatttttgtatttttagtagagatggggtttcaccatgttggccaggctggtctcgaactcctgacctcaagtgatccacccaccttggcctccctaagtgctgggattacaggcatgagccaccacgcctgacagTGTAGCAACTttctaaaactgaaatatctCAAAGGAGATCACTGGAACAgacttgttcatttattttttgtttttaaattaagaaagatGACGCAAAATAAATGTTACTGTATTTTAAGCTATTACAAATATCCACCTTTTAAAGATACATAAGCAGCAGTAATATTCTAGAAAGCACATACAAAGGGCATCCTTTAAAATGCAGAACGGGTAAACATGGAACAGTTCCATGCTTGAATTGGTAAGTATTTGGGGGATAAACATTGAATGGGAGAATCATTTATTGGGTTAAGGTCCCTTCCTTGTCACTCTGGGATGCTGTGAATCACATTGTACTTCCTATTGACACAGCTTTACATGTCAACATCAGTTGATACTAACATTCTCCATAAAGATATAGAAtgaaaatatctattaaaaatagtttatcattcttgtggctttttgtttgtttgttttgagacagagtctcactctgtcacccaggctggagtgcagtggtgcgatctcagctcaatgcaacctccaccttcccaggttcaagcgattctcccactttggcctcccaagtagctgggattacaggcatgcgccactacacctggctagttttttgtatttttagtagagatggggtttcaccatgttagccaggctggactcaaacccctgacctcaagtgatccgcccgtctcaacctcccaaagtgctgggattataggcatgagccactgcgcctagcctgtTGCAGCTTTTTAAAGCAGGAAATATCCAAATAAAATGTTGGGTTAGAATCTATATTAGAATCTTTAACACTTAATTGAAAACGGGAAGACTATCATCTAAGTAGCCAGATAATCTGGGTTTCAAAAAATTATTCCATGGTactagtttaaaaaatacttttcaagtgttttaatttttaaagtataactaatttttcaaatattttatgctgttaaaatgtgtattacataaatactttttgtatatgtattCTTAAATTTCAAAAAGTCAACTGAATGTGCAAAGATGATATAATTTTGGATGTATACATTTAAACTAGATTCCCAGTCCTCTCCTTCAAAAACTTGGTCTTTGTTTTTCCTATAGGGGAAAAAGTCCAAATAAGTTCCAAAAATTATCCTCAAAGTAGTATTATGCTTGTAGTAAATGAAGGTTGGATAGATGGATACTGACAATGGTGGCAGGCATTTCAAGCCTTTTATTAAATTAGTACTTTTTGTCTTCTTCcttattaacattttgttgttaattttagcAAAGACCAATTGTGATAAACTGGTGTTTTTTGGATGCTTCAAGCACATGTTAACCAAGTTTGTAATTCCTCCTTTTGGTTCCTCCCATTGTTCTAAAATAGGACTTTCGTATTATTAAAACCTCAAAAGATGATCCACCCAGGATGAACAAAGATCACCAaggggaaagaaaacattttttatctttacagaaaacaaatgttAAGATTATATATAGATGTATTCTTTACATTGGATATTGTATTAGAGTCCTCCTTACAAGAAATGAAAGTTTTTAGCACTCTTAGCATTAGAGTTCCTAGATTGGTGTTGATAGctacagttttaaaatgtataacctGAAAATGAAGGTTAATTTTGCATTGTAAGAGCACATTTGATCTATGTAAAAAGTGTCCAtttggtgtatttttttaaaaaagagaaagcactTTCATATTAAGTAGCATGTGTATGAATTTAGATTTTCATATTTGTTGTGTCTGTATTCAGTGAAGTAAATTGAGcatttaaatgtttgttgatggCAACATTAACTATTAAATTAAAGCACCTTATACTCTGCTGCTTAACTTGCTTGTAATTGCACCTTTGTTACCTGCACATTTTCATATAGAATATTGTTGTAACATTGCTTCGTGTGGGTCTGGATGGAAGATTAGTGGGCCTACaggatcatttatttatattgtttatattataataatatattgtagaCCAGTTGTAAGTTCATTTCTTTACAAATAAAAGCCTCTTCCATTTGGCTGGtctattgaataattttttttctttaagcttgtGAGACATGGGGAATCCTGTGTTAAACAAAAAGCTTAGTGAGGTTTGAAATGGTTTTAAAATCTCCTgatttaaaatctgcaaagagTTTAAGTCTTTACTGattaatttcaatatatttaaacatatttcagtCCCATATTTGGCCAACTAGAAGGCAATATATTTAGAGGAAAAagtaacacagagaaggaaagagggccgggttttaatgttttaaactgTTTAAACACACCCTGATGTTCTCTTGAACATAGGATTATTTGTCCTAAACTTTCGATATAGTTGGCTCTCTATATGCATTTGGTTTTTATAgaataatgtgatttttattcctactttctctattttttttttaacattgtagCATCTATTATAGGGGTTATTTCTGTTCCCTACCATGTCTTCCGTTAACAGACCTGATCATAGAGAGGTGGACATATGATTGAAGTCAGGTTGAACAGTCATTCCCTGGGACTATATATTTGAAGTTAGGAGATGCTTTAAGTTGGAATTATGAAAGCCCTGAGCTGCTGGCAGCCAGAACACCCACTTTGTGGACACAAAATGGAAACCAACAACTGAAGAGAGATTCTCCTAGTAGTTTACCGAGTTGTCTTTCCAATATCCAGCTTGTTCTTAGAATGGCTCAGGTTGAGTTTGTATTACCTGCTACTCAAAGAATTCCTGACTGAGTGCCCAGGAGCATTTCCCAACTTGTCTTTATAGATGGTTAATTAATTAGCTAATTAAAGAGACTTCTGTGCTCAAGTAAATGGGTTTCTTCTTCATTATAGCACTGTAAAGCCTTAACATGTTCATGGGCATTGTACATTTTCaagtgaaaaataattaagaaacaacattcttcacatttgactctgaaacaaaccATTCTTTTTGAGAACAGTCAGTGGCACCAATGAAAGGCAGTGTAATATAGTGGTAAAGAGCAAGAACTCTGGACCAGAATTCTGGGTTTGCATCCCAGCTTCCCCAGTGTCTAGTTGTATCATAGTGAGTTTCTTACTTCCATTGtttaaatttcctcatctgtaagaaggGGATAGATAATAGTTCCTGTcagagttgctgtgaggattaaatcagtTGCTGCATGTAAAACACTTAAGATGGTACCTGGCACACAGGACACATTTCTTAAATCTCTTTGCCATTATTAGTGTTCCATAGCACTTGTTTTAggacattttttcaaataatggAAAGTAATACATTTGTGGATCATGAACTCAATTTAGTGGATCAaaaccagcatttaaaaaatgacactaAAAAACGTATTTGCATGATATGTAAGGGTAAGTATTGTTATGACATGTAAACATAATACATACATGTCTATGGGTCatgatgttaaaaaatatatcttactataaatataaaaaaaaaaaatcaaaagccacCAATTCAGGAAAAGCTAAGTTTAGATTTATGCAATATAGTATTTATAAATGGGTGATAAAAATACCTATGTAGCTTAGTTCCTAAAGTAACATAAGATTATTCTGCCACTCATATTTTACTCCAATGAAGCAACTCTGCCCATCCACCGGGGGAggtttggcaatgtctagagacattttttattgtttctactgGGCATGGAGGTGCCACCAATCAGCGGGCAGAGagcagggatgctgctaaactgCCCCCCAACAGAAAATTAACCAACCCCAAATGTCAAGAGTGCTGAGGATGAAAAACTCTGCTTTTACGTGTGATACATTGCTAATGTCATTATGATGTGACATGCAAGTATGTGACATACAAGTTATAATATGAAAACGAATCTGCTGAATCATGGAAAGGGACCTAGTCATTACTTCCAGTTCCATAAGGTGAGCAACCAAAACTCTCTTCTTCCAGGAATATTTGCATTAAGAACAGagagatactttttaaaattagctacatttaaaataaactaatctTCCTCTTACACTGAACTTTATACCAAATCATTTtaagaacaatttttattttcttgctttcatttgaacatttaataaaaatgttttggttgGTATCTTAAAGTTGTCAGTGAAATCTCAGATTTACATAACAGTTTGCATCCAGTAGTTTTTTTGGGTAACACAAACATCAGTATGGCCaaatgttaactcatttcactttctgtgttaataacaaaataatatttgtaatatactGTCCCTGAACAACTATAAAAACTTCttggaattattttgtttttaaaataaaacactatttaataaatagtatcATAGCCCCAAAAGACACATTGTGAACAGTATCAAAGTTAAGGGGCAAAAGCTTTagttcagtttattttttaatatgtccTGAGTTCTTTCTGTTTGTAAAATTATGATCTTACTATAGTCATAACTTTTAATTAACATTAACAAATCATTATTGATATAGGCTTTTCAATTTGCTCAAGATTAGGAATTGTAAGTGGAATGAAGCAGCACTTCCAGTTGACAAATGGATCCAAAGGTAATCCAATGTCTCTTAAATTAAGCTTGTGACAATTAAACCAATACACTGTAGCAATAAGAAAACTATTGACAAAGTACAACCAGGGAATATTCATCTCAATATATGCTGGAACCTGAACTTTAAGTAAAAGAATGATTACCTGAAGTAGTACAAATGGTAACCAGGTACTGAGAAAACAGACAATGAGCTTGGATAAGAATATTTTTTTTGATCTCACAGTATAACTGGAGtgggatgaaaaaggaaaatataagatAGTTTCATTCATATAGGAAGTTATCCTGACAGCCTGTACCAAAGTAGTAACTTCTTCCCAAGAGGTTATGAAAGCTACAAATAAAATCATCACCATGAAAAATGACAGCCAGTAAGTCTGAATGCTGACATAGAAAGGACAGTGGTGAGAAGCAGCATTCTGTGCCTTCAGGCTTTGGTAGATGGCTGGGTCTCCCAAAACATAAGCAAGGActgaaatccaaatcaaaattactgtaaagaaataaaataatttttgacactTAAATGAAAGCTTGGTTGTTTTAgagaaattgaggcaataatctATACAAGCTATCAGGAAAACTGGATAATGCAAAAAGCCATaagtaaaggaaataatttgaGTAAATAGGCAGATGTGGTATTTAGTAAACCTAATGCTTAAAAGTACAAAATCCCTGAAATACAATATAATGGAAATGTTTACCAAAAGTAAAAGATCAATGAATGCTAgtgaaatgcaaaaatattccATAAAATTTTGACAGgtgttttttcttctcattcctAGTGTaaagatatttaataatattttcccaAGTATGATCAAGAACAGTAGACAGTTAACATCTAGGGGCTGGTTGGTTTGACGTAACTGGTACTGAAAAGAGCAGTTCTCTGAAGAGAGGGCAGtcatatttttacttaaatttcaAGAAGACCTGCTGAAATACACATGATAAAACACTGCTTCCTTTATTTTCCGTCCCtgcaaaaaaaaagtgaaaagaaaaccttAATGTTACCTATTTTGAAACTTTACAAAGCAAGCACCACTATTCCTAAAAGCCTAATTCAGTCATTTccccaaataattaaatatatgaataagaaTTATATGTCATATAATACAGAACATAAAAATTAATGTGTACACTTTGGtcatttttttgagacccagATGGTCCAGAACTTTAaaccaaaagatttttaaaccaaaatgttaaatataaattactaACTTCTATATATAAGTACAGGTTTTAATAACTTAGAGAAATGGTTTTATCTACCAGGGCCAAAACTCATGCCTAAAATAGAAGCTTGATAGCAATATGCAAAACAACTACATAGAGCTTTTAATCCCACCTCACTCTGACTCCAGACTGCATGACCCCAGTCCCTTTTGTCAGTGAAGTTTAGAAGCTATGCTTATGGGACCCCTTAACacagttttcaaagtttttagctgCAGGATCCTTCAGATTGAATCTTTTCCTGAATCTCTGAAAACAGGTGGTTTCAGCTAAAAATAGTGGAAACATaggtaaaggaaagaaagagaagtgttTATCTTCTGGATGTGATCTTTCAGTTAATGGCATGTGGAGAGACAAGATAATAGAGGGAAGGAATAGGGACTGAGTATAGATACATGAGAACATCAGGAAGCGGTAGGTAAAGGCAAAGGAACAGGAGTTGAGGCTTCAGTAATACATGCATTTGGAAGCAGGAAAAAGAGATGATGAAAGAAGTCAGAAGAAGAAATCAGGAAAGGattggaaggaaaggaaggagattcAAGAAAcacatccttaaaaaaaaaaaacagagttgaCCCAAACTTACTTCTATAATACTATTCAATCACAGTatttataaataggaaaaaaaaaaaaatgacaagaacaACAAACCCAACCACAAATGTCAAAAACTGGAGATGGGTTCAAAACCACACAGGTTGGCTGGTGTAGTGGGGCTcttgcctgaaatcccagcattttcggaggccaagacaggaagatggcttgagcccaggtgttggagaccaacctgagcaatataCGGAGCTCCCtctaccaaaatatatat
Coding sequences within it:
- the GPR160 gene encoding probable G-protein coupled receptor 160; the encoded protein is MTALSSENCSFQYQLRQTNQPLDVNCLLFLIILGKILLNIFTLGMRRKNTCQNFMEYFCISLAFIDLLLLVNISIILYFRDFVLLSIRFTKYHICLFTQIISFTYGFLHYPVFLIACIDYCLNFSKTTKLSFKCQKLFYFFTVILIWISVLAYVLGDPAIYQSLKAQNAASHHCPFYVSIQTYWLSFFMVMILFVAFITSWEEVTTLVQAVRITSYMNETILYFPFSSHSSYTVRSKKIFLSKLIVCFLSTWLPFVLLQVIILLLKVQVPAYIEMNIPWLYFVNSFLIATVYWFNCHKLNLRDIGLPLDPFVNWKCCFIPLTIPNLEQIEKPISIMIC